One Megalobrama amblycephala isolate DHTTF-2021 linkage group LG15, ASM1881202v1, whole genome shotgun sequence genomic window, AACAGTCCCTTTGAACAACATCAACCAGAATGACTGCACAgctttttgaacaacttgagagtACTGAATATTGCATTTTTGAATCATTATCACACCAAATCCCCAAATGAAAACATCTGGGTGGGTTTCCAGATTGACAAAGAGATTGTCACATGTACATGATGCACATTGCAGAATGGTATGGGTCGATTTGGGTGGCCTTTACCACTAGGCTAGTGGCTGATCAGGTTGGGGGATGGGAGGTCCTCATCTGAAGGACGTAGCCCTGTCTGTACACAGGGGCACTGCCTTGGAAAACCTTTTTCTTTGCAGTGGGTCTGAATGATGCTGCTTTAGGGCTGAAGACATACAGCAGGTGACAGTTTCCCCATTGAGAGCCATTTacccatttaatttttttttttttttttttttttttattgggcACAATGGAAATAGACCACATAATGCATAATACTACATTCAAGTGAATTGAAGAGAGCACCGGAGCTGTCATTGTATTATGAGGAAGAATGCAACAACACGTACACTTCATCTTCATATTCCTTCGGTGGAGACACTGCAATGACCAGGTCAATCCAGTCCTGCATGCACATACACAGAAAAATACCAAGCATATGCACATGAACAAAAGGATAGAAGTGTTTTGTAAGAGTCAGATCAATTCTAGCACACAAAGACATGCagtcagttatttttttttcctcctacACGTTTCATTTGCATTAATGAAATGCGTTAACTGTGAATAACATCACCCTAATTAAAACCCCTCCATCTTGACATTTGACAAACACATTGGCACAATGTTCTTGATACATTCTGCTTCACTTCTGCTTCAACCCGTCATCTATATTTGATGATGCTTGTTGAAAAAAATCTTTACAGCAACACACCTTGTGCACTTTCTTTGGATTTGTGTCTCCCAAGAAAAATACGAAAGAAAAAAATTCCAATAGCATAGGTTGTTGTTTTAACCTAATAAtatctaaaaaataatgcatacaTGCAACCATACTATTTCTATAACAAATGTTGAGGGAAATCTATGTAATTCTGCAGAATTGGTTTAATGCATTTATGTGATGTCAGTATTATCATAATTACTGTAATTGTGCAATGAAACCTTAGAGATTCCACACTGCTATTCATGTCTTAttcatttctcagtttaaaatattacagCACCATTAAGCTATTTGAACTTATTTCTTCTCTTTAACTCCAATTATCATTAAAAAGTTTTGGGTTTTGAACAAGTTTAtacgtttttaaaaaataaacttaaagtATTCCTGTAATGAATCATCACTCGACATGGGATCCATTTAGCAGGCTTTATTGAAGCActcgtggtcgtacaggcaggggtcagaacCAGCAAACACAGCAAAGGAGGACAGGCAGATCGCAGTCAGAGACAGGCAATAGGTCGGGGTCACAAGCAAGAATCACAGTCCAGGAAACAGGCAATGGGTCAACAGGTAGGCAGCAATGGGTCAATAAACTGTGAACAGACAGGAATGGCAACAGGAAAACAAACAGGgtataaacgctcagaaatgacagcCGGGGCAATGATCAAGACTTCGCGTAGGTCTGTGGGAAATGGCAGCTTAAATAGCAGTCCTAACAAGCTGCAGCTGGAGGGAGATCAGAGTCCAAGGAACGGggcttgtgggaaatgtagtgtgaGTCAGCGTAGATGAGTGAATGGATGCGTGAGTGTCAGTATTCTGGAGATGGGGCCCTCTGCTGGCCAGAGGGGGGAATCACGGGGTTCATCTCCGTGACAATTCCATTGTCTCGACTTTTTGTGAGTTGAACAAAAAGGTTATCTTCAAGTTGAATTAACTTATGTTTACTTGAGTTTACTCACTTTTTTAAGGTAGCAGGTGAACTTTCATTTCTAAGTTTACCCATACATAAATGACTAAATTTCAGTTCACTTCTATATTCTTCCAAACCAATCTCATTAAAAATGTTGTATCTATTACATTTTGTCAAATTCATTCAATTTAAGTCATATgaaaatgtatgatttttagATAAAAACTAAGCATGAAGGTCTACTCCTAAACCAAACCCAGATATGAAAACGTGAATGAGATTTTACGAATTCATGTGAATTCATGACCAACGTGAAATGCCCATATTTTAAATAGTTACGAATTGCTATAAGAGTGTGATGATTCTTCTGTAAAATCTTGAAGAACAAGGAAAGTGCACAAGGGCtggaataaaataacacttgGGACTGATAGACACAAAGCTACATAAGtttaaaagttataaaaagatatataaatatatgactACTGAAAATTTGGTTGTTTACATTCAGGATGTTATGTGAATGGTTTTTATGTCGGAAATTGCAGTTATTCCGACATTATGTGAATGCAGTATGAGCAAGACTCTTATCTGTAGTGGAAAGCAATATCAAATTtgtcaaaatattcacaaatgcaAGAGGGTGGGGAATGTGTTGAATCTGATGAATGACCGGTGTTCAAATCTAGAGTGAATTTAAGTGTAACTgataagggtgtgttcacacttggcagatttagtttgattaaaacaaaccctggtgcgattgctctgttagtgcagttcatttgaataagtgtgaatgCTGCCATCTGAACCTTTGtgtgcaccaaacaagcggattGCTGAAAAGGTGGATCTCGGTCCACTTCCAAAAGAAATCTGGTGTGGttcgactgaaatatgaacaCAACACAGACCAAAGACATCTAAAAGCACCAAAAACAGGTGATGTCAAGAGATGCGACCCTAAAAAAGGTGAGAATGCATAAGAGTTATAGTTACAACGTTACCCATCACTGTTCAGTAGAGGCGTCGGAAATGTGTCTACTTGCCACAGATcttcgtttgtgtgtgtgtaacagagTCCTtcactgttttgactccttaTAACATTTTATAAGCCATTCATGAGGCCTCAGCTggtaaaaataatatatgtacacacataaaACGAGCACGTTTAGCTCTACACACAGCACTGATTTGGATGTTCTTAAGTTCCATCACAAAATACATatcataaaagctgtttttgtgttttgtatctttaggtCTTTTTGTATCTTTAGGACTAAATGCATAATTTCCTTTTTAGATCTGGAGcaaaagaaccaagagaactgaactacaagtgtgaatgccctaaatgtgtgtttgtgcaaaCCATTTGGCTCCAATGAGCTGCATGGTCTTCTTCACACCCCAAGACAATCTGTTCAAACAGATCAACTGATTTAAAGTGATTGGTTGCTTTATTGTAATGAGGGCCGTACCCCTCCACTGTTCCAGGCCTGAGCCATTGAGGTCTGTCCTTCAGCTAGAGTCACATCCGTCAGGATCTTTCCATTCACAGCCATGATCTCATCACCCGATACAATCCCACCTAAGATAACATTgacaaaaacatggaaaattaaCAGTAATAAAGTGAAGAAACTAAGCAAgtaattttaaaaactaaatatttagGTCAATTCAATCAATATCACAAATGACTCTAAAAAGCTAAACTAGATCAGTGTTTAAAAAAACCTCAGTAGATTGGCATGGCCAATGTATCAATCTATAAAAAGCATCTGCActctatattttttattaccatttaaacacaaaaactaatagcatatttagaataaatttaaaataatgtacaaTCACAGGAGATAAACTGCAGTCATATCACTGGTCtaaaaaagctgttttattcTACATGGAATGGGTTGCCTCATGGTGGCCGCCattttgagatcacatgaccaacTGAATGTTACTTGCTTTATCTTGTCAACCTCCATATTGTTGGACATTTTCGCTTTCAGAATGAATTGATCATGACTGAGTGAGTATTTCTATGATGAAATTGGTAACCGGAAATGCTTGCTTATGCACAATGCTATATCCATATCTATAGGTGTCAGTATAAATT contains:
- the LOC125247004 gene encoding harmonin-like, whose protein sequence is MTQEPLKKFQWGCCPELERTQAGQHRLDALLGGIVSGDEIMAVNGKILTDVTLAEGQTSMAQAWNSGGDWIDLVIAVSPPKEYEDEVPKAASFRPTAKKKVFQGSAPVYRQGYVLQMRTSHPPT